One Micromonospora craniellae genomic region harbors:
- a CDS encoding aldo/keto reductase, with protein sequence MRYVQLDTPKPLSKIGLGTWQFGSREWGYGPDYERLAADIVRRAVELGVTVFDTAEIYGLGRSERILGTALAGDREKVTVATKIFPVLPVAAVVQQRAVASAARLGVSSIDLYQVHSPNPLVADGTTMRGMRALQDVGLVGEVGVSNYSLRRWQVAETVLGRRVLSNQVRYSMLDRKPEQDLLPYAAQAGRVVIAYSPLAQGFLSGRYDAHHPPVGAIRRANPYFLPENLARGTALIETLRQVAAAHDATPSQIALAYVLRHPNVVAIPGASSVEQMERNAAAAEIDLTDDEYAALVNAARAFRPLTGLAAVPRMIKTRAGR encoded by the coding sequence TCGGCACCTGGCAGTTCGGCTCGCGGGAGTGGGGCTACGGCCCCGACTACGAACGGTTGGCGGCGGACATCGTCCGGCGCGCCGTCGAGTTGGGGGTGACCGTCTTCGACACCGCCGAGATCTACGGCCTCGGTCGCAGCGAGCGGATCCTCGGCACCGCGCTGGCCGGCGACCGGGAGAAGGTCACCGTGGCCACCAAGATCTTTCCGGTGTTGCCGGTGGCGGCGGTGGTGCAGCAGCGGGCGGTCGCCTCGGCGGCCCGGCTCGGTGTCAGCAGCATCGACCTCTATCAGGTGCACTCGCCCAACCCGCTCGTCGCGGACGGCACCACCATGCGGGGCATGCGCGCGTTGCAGGACGTCGGCCTGGTCGGCGAGGTCGGGGTGAGCAACTACAGCCTGCGCCGCTGGCAGGTGGCCGAGACCGTGCTGGGCCGGCGGGTGCTCAGCAACCAGGTCCGCTACAGCATGCTGGACCGCAAGCCGGAGCAGGACCTGCTGCCGTACGCGGCGCAGGCGGGCCGGGTCGTCATCGCGTACAGCCCGTTGGCGCAGGGCTTCCTCTCCGGCCGGTACGACGCACATCACCCGCCGGTCGGCGCGATCCGCCGCGCCAACCCGTACTTCCTGCCGGAGAACCTGGCCCGGGGCACCGCGTTGATCGAGACGCTGCGCCAGGTGGCCGCCGCCCACGACGCCACGCCGAGCCAGATCGCCCTGGCGTACGTGCTGCGGCACCCGAACGTGGTGGCCATTCCGGGCGCGTCCAGCGTGGAGCAGATGGAGCGCAACGCCGCCGCCGCCGAGATCGACCTGACCGACGACGAGTACGCCGCACTGGTCAACGCGGCCCGGGCGTTCCGCCCGCTGACCGGCCTGGCCGCCGTACCGCGCATGATCAAAACCCGCGCCGGCCGCTGA